The Terriglobus tenax genome contains a region encoding:
- a CDS encoding aldehyde dehydrogenase family protein translates to MAPKVITEEQKQEVQEMVARAKVALDAIKDYDQAKVDRLCQALGWAVANEETFTRLSNKSIDESGLGDRETRPGKRNKVSGVLRDVLRLKSMGIIEEIPEKGLVKYAKPVGVIAGLVPVTNAALTEIVTGIFAIKAKNVVIFSPHPASKNTTIETVNIMRAVLKREGVPEDVFQVVEKPTIPVANEVMAQCDLTIATGGPAMVKAAYSSGKPAYGVGAGNATMVFDETTNAEEAARNTRISKVHDNGSGCSSDGNLVVEASVYDAVLENLQKEGGYLVSPEEKVKLQAVMWDAERHRTSPTIARPAKVIAELAGFSIPEGKRFLIVPETHIGKEYPFCSEKLSPVLAIFKYSGWENALKMVTEIYKVGGRGHSVGIYSFNDEHIDELARMAPVSRITVRQPQSRANSGSFNNGMAMTSSMGCGIWGGNITNENVTLKHYMQTTWVSRPIKEDRPSDEELFGEFYNTQTY, encoded by the coding sequence ATGGCACCCAAGGTAATTACCGAAGAACAGAAGCAGGAAGTGCAGGAGATGGTGGCCCGCGCCAAGGTGGCGCTGGACGCGATCAAGGACTATGACCAGGCGAAGGTTGACCGCCTGTGCCAGGCGCTGGGCTGGGCCGTGGCGAATGAAGAGACCTTTACTCGTCTCTCCAACAAGAGCATCGACGAGAGCGGTCTGGGCGATCGCGAGACACGCCCCGGCAAGCGGAACAAGGTAAGCGGCGTGCTGCGCGACGTGCTGCGCCTGAAGAGCATGGGCATCATCGAAGAGATTCCGGAGAAGGGCCTGGTGAAGTATGCCAAGCCGGTCGGCGTCATTGCCGGCCTGGTTCCCGTCACGAATGCCGCGCTGACGGAGATTGTCACCGGTATCTTCGCCATCAAGGCAAAGAATGTCGTTATCTTCTCTCCGCACCCGGCCTCAAAGAACACCACCATTGAGACCGTCAACATCATGCGTGCCGTGCTGAAGCGCGAAGGCGTTCCGGAGGATGTCTTCCAGGTGGTGGAGAAGCCGACTATCCCCGTAGCGAATGAAGTGATGGCGCAGTGCGACCTGACCATCGCCACGGGCGGCCCGGCAATGGTGAAGGCAGCGTATAGCTCCGGCAAGCCGGCCTATGGCGTTGGAGCGGGCAATGCGACCATGGTCTTTGACGAGACCACCAACGCGGAAGAGGCCGCAAGGAACACGCGCATCAGCAAGGTGCATGACAACGGGTCAGGCTGCTCGTCCGATGGCAACCTTGTCGTCGAAGCCTCGGTTTACGACGCGGTGCTTGAGAACCTGCAGAAGGAAGGCGGCTACCTGGTCTCGCCTGAGGAAAAAGTGAAGCTGCAGGCCGTGATGTGGGACGCGGAGCGTCACCGCACCTCGCCCACTATTGCCCGTCCGGCGAAGGTGATTGCAGAGCTTGCGGGCTTCTCTATCCCCGAGGGCAAGCGCTTCCTCATCGTGCCGGAGACGCATATCGGCAAGGAGTACCCGTTCTGCAGCGAGAAGCTGTCGCCGGTGCTCGCCATCTTCAAGTACAGCGGATGGGAGAACGCGCTAAAGATGGTTACCGAGATCTATAAAGTCGGCGGACGCGGTCACTCGGTGGGCATCTACAGCTTCAACGACGAGCATATCGACGAACTGGCCCGCATGGCGCCGGTAAGCCGCATCACGGTGCGCCAGCCGCAGTCGAGAGCCAACTCGGGTTCCTTCAACAATGGCATGGCGATGACCTCCAGCATGGGTTGCGGTATCTGGGGTGGCAATATCACCAACGAGAATGTGACGTTGAAGCATTACATGCAGACCACATGGGTGAGCCGGCCCATCAAGGAAGACCGCCCTTCGGATGAAGAACTCTTTGGCGAGTTCTACAACACGCAGACGTACTAA